One Microlunatus soli genomic window carries:
- a CDS encoding serine hydrolase domain-containing protein has product MRRPPTRTVIMIVVAALIIGSGVLTMPRPPKLSTQVAGDRGLIDQVRQRLGPGPHDRLSVAVIDHDQVRTARFGADEDDSYEIGSVTKTFTGSLFAIALERGEVRHDTRLSELLDVGDGPVGDITLRQLATQSSGLPRLPTGVLNTLRTVISALRADDPYPQDPATLIEEARRASVGEKRYLYSNFGMSLLGAALAAAADTDYQSLVSQRITGPLHLGSTRPGTADDPHIGYTASGRPSANWVMGAYSGAGGLRSTLPDMITYIRAQADGSAPGADALRPIAPAGKQRIGYAWMTTTTVGGGTITWHNGGTGGFTSFVGFDRDAGRAVVVLNNTATSVDDLAVGLLEESS; this is encoded by the coding sequence ATGAGAAGACCGCCGACTCGCACAGTGATCATGATCGTCGTCGCGGCACTGATCATCGGCTCTGGCGTGCTGACGATGCCTCGTCCGCCGAAACTGTCGACCCAGGTCGCCGGAGACCGAGGACTGATCGATCAGGTCCGACAGCGGCTCGGACCCGGACCGCATGATCGTCTCAGCGTCGCCGTGATCGACCACGATCAGGTCCGGACTGCCCGCTTCGGTGCGGACGAAGACGACAGCTACGAGATCGGGTCGGTCACCAAGACCTTCACCGGATCGCTGTTCGCGATCGCGCTCGAGCGCGGCGAGGTACGTCACGACACCCGGCTGTCCGAGCTGCTCGACGTCGGCGACGGTCCGGTCGGCGACATCACCCTGCGGCAGCTCGCCACCCAGTCCAGCGGACTTCCGCGGCTGCCCACAGGTGTGCTGAACACCCTGCGCACCGTGATCAGCGCGCTGCGGGCCGATGACCCCTACCCCCAAGATCCTGCGACCTTGATCGAGGAGGCACGGAGGGCGTCGGTCGGGGAGAAACGCTACCTGTACTCGAATTTCGGCATGTCGCTGCTTGGCGCAGCGCTGGCCGCTGCCGCTGACACCGACTATCAGAGCCTGGTGTCGCAGCGGATCACCGGCCCATTGCATCTGGGGTCGACCCGCCCGGGTACGGCCGATGATCCGCACATCGGCTACACCGCTTCGGGGCGTCCGTCGGCCAACTGGGTGATGGGTGCCTACAGCGGTGCCGGCGGGTTGCGCTCCACGCTGCCGGACATGATCACCTACATCCGCGCCCAGGCCGACGGCAGTGCTCCTGGCGCCGACGCGCTTCGCCCGATCGCACCAGCGGGGAAACAACGGATCGGCTACGCCTGGATGACCACCACGACCGTCGGCGGCGGAACGATCACCTGGCACAACGGAGGGACCGGCGGCTTCACCAGCTTCGTCGGGTTCGATCGTGACGCGGGCCGGGCGGTCGTCGTACTCAACAACACGGCGACGTCGGTCGATGATCTCGCGGTCGGACTGCTGGAGGAATCGTCATGA
- a CDS encoding ArsR/SmtB family transcription factor, whose product MGRAGRDADVFWVLDGLRSRIGGNGGVTFAGSVTLADGPVDWQIGATTDQLMSLDWAEFAADLAALGHATRLALVQAVLGGAHTVAELSAMDGMGSTGQLYHHLGQLSSHGWLTTAGRGTYVVPAPRVVPLLAIISATRRMT is encoded by the coding sequence GTGGGCAGGGCAGGCCGGGATGCGGACGTGTTCTGGGTGCTGGACGGCCTGCGGAGCCGGATCGGTGGCAACGGCGGGGTCACGTTCGCCGGCTCGGTGACCCTCGCCGACGGACCGGTCGACTGGCAGATCGGGGCCACCACCGATCAGCTGATGTCGCTGGACTGGGCCGAGTTCGCCGCAGATCTCGCTGCCCTCGGACACGCGACCCGGCTGGCGCTGGTGCAGGCCGTGCTCGGTGGAGCACACACGGTCGCCGAACTGTCCGCCATGGACGGGATGGGCAGCACCGGACAGCTCTACCACCATCTCGGGCAGCTGTCGTCGCACGGCTGGTTGACCACCGCCGGTCGCGGCACCTATGTCGTGCCGGCTCCGCGGGTGGTGCCGTTGTTGGCGATCATCAGCGCGACCAGGAGGATGACATGA
- a CDS encoding LLM class flavin-dependent oxidoreductase: MQFGIMSVSDITRDPVSGITPSEAERIDAVVKIAQKTEEVGMDVFAIGEHHNPPFFSSSPTTLLASIAALTKRLIVSTSTTLITTNDPVRIAEEYAMLQHLAKGRMDLMLGRGNTAPVYPWFGADIRQGLPLALENYNLLHRLWREDVVDWEGQFRTALQGFTSTPRPLDDVPPFVWHGSIRTPEIAEQAAFYGNGFFANHIFWPTSHSLRLINFYRQRFEHYGHGTQKQAVVGLGGQGYIAKRSQDAYAEFRPYFDQAPVYGNGPSLEDFSQMTPMAVGSPQEFIEKTLTFHDAFGDYQRQLFLMDHAGLPLKTVLNQLDLLGEEVIPTLRKEFASRKDPESADAPTHESLVRAKYGDEPARQPRPNANRGDNVTGDSPYQDSENVAVSYPSLV; encoded by the coding sequence ATGCAGTTCGGAATCATGTCGGTCAGCGACATCACGCGGGACCCGGTCTCGGGGATCACACCGAGCGAGGCGGAGCGGATCGACGCCGTCGTCAAGATCGCCCAGAAGACCGAGGAGGTCGGGATGGACGTGTTCGCCATCGGCGAGCACCACAACCCGCCCTTCTTTTCGTCGTCGCCGACCACGTTGCTGGCCAGCATCGCTGCGCTGACCAAGCGGCTGATCGTTTCCACCTCGACGACGTTGATCACCACCAACGATCCGGTTCGCATCGCCGAGGAGTACGCGATGCTGCAGCACCTGGCCAAGGGCCGGATGGACCTGATGCTCGGGCGCGGTAACACAGCGCCGGTCTACCCCTGGTTCGGCGCCGACATCCGACAGGGTCTGCCGCTGGCGTTGGAGAACTACAACCTGCTGCATCGGCTGTGGCGCGAGGATGTCGTGGATTGGGAGGGACAGTTCCGGACGGCTCTGCAGGGCTTCACCTCCACCCCTCGGCCGCTGGACGACGTACCTCCGTTCGTCTGGCACGGCTCGATCCGGACCCCGGAGATCGCCGAACAGGCCGCGTTCTACGGCAACGGCTTCTTCGCCAACCACATCTTCTGGCCGACCTCGCATTCGCTGCGCTTGATCAACTTCTACCGGCAGCGGTTCGAGCACTACGGTCATGGGACGCAGAAGCAAGCGGTCGTCGGGTTGGGTGGTCAGGGTTACATCGCCAAGCGGTCGCAGGATGCCTACGCCGAGTTCCGGCCGTACTTCGATCAGGCGCCGGTCTACGGCAACGGACCCAGCCTGGAGGACTTCAGCCAGATGACTCCGATGGCCGTCGGCAGCCCGCAGGAGTTCATCGAGAAGACGTTGACCTTCCACGACGCGTTCGGCGACTACCAGCGCCAGCTGTTCCTGATGGACCATGCCGGGTTGCCGCTGAAGACGGTGCTGAACCAGCTCGATCTGTTGGGTGAGGAAGTGATTCCGACGCTGCGCAAGGAGTTCGCGTCGCGGAAGGATCCGGAGTCGGCCGACGCCCCGACCCATGAGAGCCTGGTGCGTGCCAAGTACGGCGACGAGCCGGCCCGCCAGCCACGACCGAATGCCAACCGCGGCGACAACGTGACCGGTGATTCTCCCTACCAGGATAGCGAAAACGTTGCCGTCAGCTACCCCAGCCTCGTCTGA
- a CDS encoding MarR family winged helix-turn-helix transcriptional regulator, with the protein MERTTSRLANDAWESLLTAHATMMKRFTAQDIWHPVTIREYDVLYTLSKCPGPIRLTELNRNVLLSQPALSRMVDRLVERELVARTSDPDDGRGVRLSLTPSGRDAQRRVGGQHALDVARAVTDRLNEDELRQLERLCNKLAGTEDVTADPSDDTINNEANESEDVAV; encoded by the coding sequence ATGGAACGAACCACCAGCAGGCTGGCCAACGATGCCTGGGAGTCGCTGCTCACCGCGCACGCGACGATGATGAAGAGATTCACCGCCCAGGACATCTGGCATCCGGTCACGATCCGGGAGTACGACGTCCTCTACACACTGTCCAAGTGCCCCGGACCGATCCGGCTGACCGAGCTCAACCGCAACGTCCTGCTCAGCCAGCCGGCGCTGTCCCGGATGGTCGACCGGCTGGTCGAGCGGGAGCTGGTGGCTCGGACCTCCGACCCCGACGACGGACGCGGCGTCCGGCTCTCGCTGACGCCGAGCGGACGGGACGCACAACGACGGGTCGGCGGCCAGCATGCGCTGGACGTCGCCCGGGCCGTCACGGATCGGTTGAACGAGGACGAACTGCGCCAGCTGGAGCGACTCTGCAACAAACTGGCCGGAACAGAGGACGTGACTGCCGATCCGAGCGACGACACGATCAACAACGAAGCGAACGAGAGCGAGGACGTGGCCGTATGA
- a CDS encoding CE1759 family FMN reductase, whose translation MNSPLNDSTPTTNGVAEQTVGYRLAVVSAGTSDPSSTRMLADRIADRVRGLAADRDEKVLVSVIDLRELATEISTALVSQLIGPKLTRAIEVLGAADGIVASAPVYKAAPSGLFSSFFHVLDNDLLIGKPVVLAATAGTARHALVIDDQMRSLFAYLRTLTVPTSVFAASEDWNSGDLGTRIDRAAFELLLLIESGFSHKIKSDSWQHYQHEYGSAGGTELDIDLGTDLMQLATGGSAARPRR comes from the coding sequence ATGAACAGCCCACTGAACGACAGCACACCGACCACCAACGGGGTCGCCGAGCAGACGGTCGGCTACCGGTTGGCCGTGGTCAGTGCCGGCACCAGCGATCCGTCCTCGACCAGGATGCTGGCCGACCGGATCGCCGATCGGGTCCGCGGCCTGGCCGCCGACCGGGACGAGAAGGTGCTGGTCAGTGTCATCGATCTGCGGGAGCTGGCCACCGAGATCTCCACCGCCCTGGTGTCTCAGCTGATCGGACCGAAACTCACCCGGGCGATCGAGGTGCTCGGTGCGGCCGACGGGATCGTGGCCAGCGCGCCGGTCTACAAGGCTGCGCCCAGCGGGCTGTTCAGTTCGTTCTTCCACGTGCTGGACAACGACCTGTTGATCGGCAAGCCAGTGGTGCTGGCGGCGACTGCCGGTACGGCCCGGCACGCCCTGGTGATCGATGATCAGATGCGGTCGCTGTTCGCCTACCTGCGGACCCTGACCGTACCGACCTCGGTCTTCGCAGCCAGCGAGGACTGGAACTCCGGCGACCTCGGCACTCGGATCGATCGGGCTGCCTTCGAGCTGCTGCTGTTGATCGAGAGCGGTTTTTCGCACAAGATCAAGAGCGACTCCTGGCAGCACTACCAACACGAGTACGGCAGTGCCGGCGGCACCGAGCTCGACATCGATCTCGGCACCGACCTGATGCAGCTGGCCACCGGCGGTTCGGCAGCCCGACCGCGGCGCTGA
- a CDS encoding GNAT family N-acetyltransferase, which translates to MADSNDNEVNNLRIVPANHAAAVDLDTIYGSETASRCRCQWFKLEKKESLGAIGGEGLRERHLRQTGCGHPDGRSTSGLVGYLDEEPVAWVAVEPRPNYPGMLRVYRVPWDGRNEDKTDPSVWAITCLYTRAGYRGRGISTRMAIAAVDFARENGAAAVEAYPITHGALSYERRVGTPATFGAAGLQEVHQPSKRRIVMRLDFGPSAADARAAKN; encoded by the coding sequence ATGGCCGACAGCAATGACAACGAAGTCAACAATCTGCGGATCGTCCCGGCGAACCACGCAGCCGCCGTGGATCTGGACACGATCTACGGCAGCGAAACGGCGTCGAGGTGCCGCTGCCAATGGTTCAAGTTGGAAAAGAAGGAGTCGCTCGGGGCCATCGGCGGAGAAGGGCTGCGGGAGAGACATCTGAGACAGACCGGCTGCGGCCATCCCGACGGGCGGAGCACCAGTGGTCTGGTCGGATACCTCGACGAAGAACCGGTCGCGTGGGTCGCCGTCGAACCACGACCCAACTATCCGGGAATGCTTCGCGTTTATCGCGTCCCGTGGGACGGCCGTAACGAGGACAAGACCGATCCGTCGGTGTGGGCTATCACCTGCCTGTACACCCGAGCCGGCTATCGCGGGCGCGGTATCAGTACACGGATGGCGATCGCAGCTGTCGACTTCGCGCGCGAAAACGGGGCCGCTGCAGTTGAGGCGTACCCGATCACCCACGGTGCGTTGAGCTACGAGCGGCGGGTCGGCACTCCGGCGACGTTCGGCGCAGCCGGGCTGCAGGAGGTTCACCAGCCGTCAAAGCGTCGGATCGTGATGCGACTCGACTTCGGGCCGTCCGCAGCCGACGCCCGCGCCGCAAAGAACTGA
- a CDS encoding DinB family protein, which translates to MDNFLIAPLLSLFEDPKQSFRGRVEPVGPDPIQHETARGRRMSEFDADDDLQDATFTDTKLSNARFHRVDLRGARFRASNMSGMVLRAVDVDRSEIDAPWLYEGTLMVNDVDVVPLVDAELDRRFPGRSQRRAADPDGVRAAWTAVQAAWDAVLRRVETMPDGTADLSIADEWSFAETLRHLVLATDMWLGRSVLGKEQPFHALALGANLPDWADHSVFVAGIPTYAEVLDARVGRVAMVTEFLSTVTVEDLAGQVSNPNAPEYNETVLSCLHTILEEEWEHQRYAVRDLDRIAAGQVSASAGI; encoded by the coding sequence GTGGACAACTTCTTGATCGCTCCGCTACTGTCACTGTTTGAAGATCCGAAACAGTCTTTCAGAGGCCGCGTTGAACCGGTAGGGCCGGATCCGATTCAGCACGAGACGGCGAGAGGACGGCGCATGTCCGAATTCGATGCTGACGACGATCTGCAGGACGCCACGTTCACCGACACCAAACTGAGCAACGCTCGGTTTCACCGTGTCGACCTTCGGGGCGCACGATTCCGCGCCAGCAACATGTCGGGCATGGTGTTGCGAGCCGTTGACGTCGACCGATCCGAGATCGACGCGCCGTGGCTCTACGAGGGCACGCTGATGGTCAACGACGTCGACGTCGTTCCCCTCGTCGACGCGGAGCTGGACCGACGCTTCCCTGGTCGGTCCCAACGTCGCGCCGCTGACCCCGACGGTGTCCGCGCAGCCTGGACAGCAGTCCAAGCCGCGTGGGATGCGGTTCTCCGTCGGGTGGAGACCATGCCGGATGGGACGGCCGACCTCTCGATCGCCGATGAGTGGTCCTTCGCCGAGACCCTGCGTCACCTGGTGCTGGCCACCGACATGTGGCTCGGCAGGTCGGTTCTGGGGAAGGAACAGCCGTTCCATGCGCTCGCGCTCGGGGCCAACTTGCCCGACTGGGCTGATCACTCGGTCTTTGTCGCCGGGATTCCGACCTACGCTGAAGTGCTCGACGCGCGCGTCGGACGGGTCGCGATGGTGACCGAATTCCTCTCGACTGTGACCGTGGAAGACCTGGCGGGTCAAGTATCGAATCCGAATGCGCCCGAATACAACGAGACGGTGTTGTCCTGTCTGCACACGATCTTGGAAGAGGAATGGGAACACCAGCGCTACGCCGTGCGTGATCTCGACCGAATCGCCGCCGGCCAGGTGTCAGCGTCGGCCGGAATTTGA
- a CDS encoding ArsR/SmtB family transcription factor, with protein MSTNQQVPDYGLDDVHVVTSSQELKAMFDPFRSILLQLLLDRAATIHELAVATRRPKGTVAYHVRVLTAAGMVKVVRTRRIRGQQERFYGRTARLFSVGEINPEQVSLIPNAMPQWAADTTLAHEADQLRAIRRYAWISEEHANAFWDRVLLLVREFSELPSVDNGEAHAFMAAIYPTTQAPRLPDPEE; from the coding sequence TTGTCCACCAATCAGCAAGTCCCCGATTACGGGCTCGACGACGTACACGTCGTCACGTCCAGCCAAGAGCTCAAGGCGATGTTCGACCCCTTTCGCAGCATCCTGTTACAGCTACTCCTGGACAGAGCAGCAACCATCCACGAGCTTGCAGTCGCGACCCGGCGCCCCAAGGGCACCGTCGCCTATCACGTCCGCGTACTGACCGCGGCCGGAATGGTGAAGGTGGTCCGAACACGCAGAATCCGCGGCCAACAGGAACGCTTCTACGGCCGGACCGCCCGACTCTTCAGCGTCGGCGAGATCAACCCCGAACAGGTCTCCCTGATCCCCAACGCGATGCCCCAGTGGGCTGCCGACACCACACTCGCCCACGAAGCCGACCAGCTCCGAGCGATCCGCCGGTACGCCTGGATCAGCGAAGAACACGCCAACGCATTCTGGGACCGCGTGCTGCTGCTGGTCCGCGAGTTCTCCGAGCTTCCCAGCGTCGACAATGGCGAAGCGCACGCCTTCATGGCTGCCATCTATCCCACTACTCAGGCCCCGCGTCTCCCGGACCCCGAGGAGTAA
- a CDS encoding helix-turn-helix domain-containing protein has product MPTRNGTGSGPTNDLGSLLRARRELVRPEDVGLPRGERRRTPGLRRHEVASLAGISVEYLTRLEQGHDRHPSIQVVGAIADALKMGPHDKLHLHDLVAKSHGRDLACSVGCPVHQVVPATLRDLLGRLDPAPAVVVAPGTELCAWNDSFAALMRPFGLLSSEPRPSMIRFAFTDPRAKQVVADWGAMADALVTWLHTNANPGTEAIVDELSALAGSEFADRWSRRPLGRLDLGLGSVVSPDVGRLELQAETLAARDGFSLVVHLPVGSVTEAALARLSRPSGSPRSSRETSGVQRDRRSPLTSTAVEVVGSNT; this is encoded by the coding sequence ATGCCAACAAGGAATGGAACCGGGTCGGGCCCAACCAACGATCTCGGCAGCCTGTTACGTGCTCGTCGCGAACTGGTTCGTCCGGAGGATGTCGGTCTGCCGAGGGGCGAGCGCCGCAGAACACCGGGGCTGCGACGCCACGAGGTCGCGAGCTTGGCGGGGATCAGCGTCGAGTACCTGACACGGCTTGAGCAGGGACACGACCGGCACCCCAGCATCCAGGTCGTCGGGGCGATCGCCGACGCGCTGAAAATGGGCCCGCACGACAAGTTGCATCTCCATGATCTGGTAGCGAAGAGCCACGGAAGGGATCTTGCCTGCAGCGTCGGATGCCCTGTTCACCAGGTCGTTCCGGCCACTCTGCGCGACCTATTGGGCCGGCTCGACCCGGCGCCGGCCGTCGTCGTCGCACCGGGAACCGAGTTGTGTGCGTGGAACGATTCGTTCGCTGCATTGATGCGACCGTTCGGGCTGCTGTCCTCCGAGCCACGTCCGTCCATGATCCGTTTCGCGTTCACCGACCCGCGCGCGAAGCAAGTCGTCGCCGACTGGGGTGCGATGGCCGATGCCCTCGTGACCTGGTTGCATACCAACGCCAACCCGGGGACCGAGGCGATCGTGGACGAACTCTCTGCTCTGGCGGGATCGGAATTCGCCGACCGCTGGAGCCGCCGTCCGCTGGGCCGACTCGATCTTGGCCTCGGCTCCGTCGTCAGCCCCGACGTCGGTCGTCTGGAACTGCAGGCAGAGACACTGGCAGCACGCGACGGGTTCTCGTTGGTCGTCCACCTGCCGGTCGGCTCAGTCACCGAGGCCGCTCTGGCACGCCTGTCCAGGCCCTCCGGTTCGCCCCGTTCGTCACGCGAGACATCCGGTGTGCAGCGTGACCGTCGGAGCCCGTTGACATCAACTGCGGTTGAGGTCGTTGGATCGAACACATGA
- the lipB gene encoding lipoyl(octanoyl) transferase LipB yields MIITDREAVTCNARERAAIETVDLGELRYTEAVTMMDHWVARRRSESVGDRLFLLSHPPVITFGRNTRTDELPDDALGIDLVPADRGGYATYHGPGQLVGYLVIDLDGAGPARLIRWLEETVIGALEDLGFCAYRRDTPPGAASLVGVWAGEDHKLVSIGMRIRDGITSHGFAINVDPDLTVFTRFTACRLPGVEMTSLARLAAEHGAPIPTVEAVRAALASRFAAGHPAGPSKNAASADQPSSDEDQER; encoded by the coding sequence ATGATCATCACCGACAGGGAAGCGGTGACCTGTAACGCTCGAGAGCGGGCTGCGATCGAGACGGTCGATCTCGGCGAGCTGCGCTACACCGAAGCCGTGACGATGATGGACCACTGGGTTGCGCGGCGTCGATCGGAGTCGGTCGGAGATCGGCTGTTCCTGCTCTCACATCCACCGGTGATCACCTTCGGCCGCAACACCCGCACCGACGAACTGCCGGACGATGCGCTCGGCATCGACCTGGTCCCCGCCGACAGGGGCGGCTACGCGACGTATCACGGTCCGGGCCAACTCGTCGGATATCTCGTTATCGACCTCGACGGCGCCGGTCCGGCACGTCTGATCAGATGGTTGGAGGAGACCGTGATCGGTGCCCTGGAGGACCTCGGATTCTGCGCCTATCGGCGCGACACCCCACCCGGAGCTGCCAGCCTGGTCGGTGTCTGGGCAGGCGAGGACCACAAGCTGGTCTCGATCGGGATGCGGATCCGAGACGGCATCACCAGTCACGGCTTCGCGATCAACGTCGACCCCGACCTGACGGTGTTCACCCGCTTCACCGCGTGTCGTCTCCCCGGAGTGGAGATGACCTCGCTCGCACGCCTGGCCGCCGAACATGGCGCTCCGATTCCGACCGTGGAGGCGGTGCGCGCTGCACTCGCGTCGCGCTTCGCCGCTGGTCATCCGGCAGGACCGTCGAAGAATGCTGCTTCCGCGGATCAGCCGTCCTCCGATGAAGATCAAGAACGATGA
- a CDS encoding cysteine hydrolase family protein gives MNPLRRPALIVIDVQRGFDDASWGPRDNPDCEANIATLLGVWRRRSWPVVFVRHDSADPRSPLASGSRGNDFKEMITGEPDLLVSKRVNSSFHGSPDLDRWLSAEDITEVVICGITTNHCCETTARVAGNLGYDTYFVVDATHTFDRQALDGSMIPAATVSAMTAANLHGEFATVITFTELATDLRSLPDARRESS, from the coding sequence ATGAACCCGTTGCGTCGCCCGGCTCTGATCGTCATCGACGTACAGCGCGGCTTCGATGACGCCTCGTGGGGTCCTCGCGACAACCCGGACTGCGAGGCCAACATCGCGACGCTCCTCGGCGTCTGGCGGCGACGCTCCTGGCCGGTCGTGTTCGTCCGCCACGACTCCGCCGATCCGCGATCCCCGCTCGCGAGCGGCAGCCGGGGCAACGACTTCAAGGAGATGATCACCGGTGAACCGGATCTCCTGGTCAGCAAGAGGGTGAACTCGAGCTTCCACGGGTCCCCCGACCTGGATCGCTGGCTCAGCGCGGAGGACATCACTGAAGTCGTCATCTGCGGGATCACGACGAACCACTGCTGCGAGACCACCGCCCGCGTCGCGGGCAACCTCGGCTATGACACGTACTTCGTCGTCGACGCGACGCACACCTTCGATCGTCAGGCGCTCGACGGTTCCATGATCCCGGCCGCGACTGTATCGGCGATGACCGCAGCGAACTTGCACGGCGAGTTCGCCACGGTGATCACCTTCACCGAGCTCGCGACTGATCTTCGATCGCTTCCCGATGCCCGCCGAGAGAGCAGCTGA
- a CDS encoding alpha-N-arabinofuranosidase has product MSTAAAVIDLDVTGPKISKHLYGHFAEHLGRCIYGGFWVGEDSELPNTGGIRTDVVDALRALNIPNLRWPGGCFADEYHWMDGIGPRDQRPSMVNTHWGNVEENNQFGTHEFMALCELLDADPYINGNVGSGTVREMSEWVEYLTRDGASPMVSLRKANGRDKPWRVPYFGIGNEAWGCGGQMRAEAYADEARRYATYLRDHGDNELYRIAAGASDGDLVWTEALLKAVSQMNCGRVKPRKIFQGVSFHYYTHGGEGIRRGSATEFGDDHFYRTMIKANGIDAVIRGHSALMDVYDPDRTLGLICDEWGTWWEVEPGTNPGFLYQQNTLRDALVAGRHFDIFHAHAERLVMANIAQTVNVLQAMILTDDAGALVLTPTYHVFEMNKGHQDALRLPAHLISTPDPVEIDDDQLQPVSLTASTTGDRALLSASNLSATEDLTLSIDLRGRPVRNATARLLSADRPQAHNTPEATAVSPVQHEATLADGKLTLELPKHSFGTVSLELA; this is encoded by the coding sequence ATGAGCACCGCTGCAGCCGTGATCGACCTCGACGTCACCGGGCCCAAGATCAGCAAGCACCTGTACGGACACTTCGCCGAGCATCTCGGCCGCTGCATCTACGGCGGCTTCTGGGTCGGCGAGGACTCCGAGCTGCCGAACACCGGAGGGATCCGGACCGATGTCGTCGACGCACTCCGGGCGCTGAACATCCCCAATCTGCGTTGGCCCGGCGGCTGCTTCGCCGACGAGTATCACTGGATGGATGGCATCGGACCTCGCGACCAGCGGCCGTCGATGGTCAATACCCACTGGGGCAACGTCGAGGAGAACAACCAGTTCGGCACGCACGAATTCATGGCGCTGTGTGAGCTGCTGGACGCCGATCCGTACATCAACGGCAACGTCGGATCCGGCACCGTACGGGAGATGAGCGAGTGGGTCGAATACCTGACCCGGGACGGCGCCTCCCCGATGGTCAGCCTCCGGAAGGCCAACGGCCGGGACAAGCCGTGGCGGGTGCCGTACTTCGGGATCGGCAACGAGGCGTGGGGCTGTGGTGGCCAGATGCGGGCCGAGGCCTATGCCGACGAGGCCCGCCGCTATGCGACCTACCTGCGTGATCACGGTGACAACGAGCTGTACCGGATCGCGGCCGGTGCCTCCGACGGCGACCTGGTCTGGACCGAGGCGCTGCTGAAGGCAGTCAGCCAGATGAACTGCGGCCGGGTCAAGCCACGGAAGATCTTCCAGGGCGTCTCGTTCCACTACTACACCCACGGCGGCGAAGGCATCCGACGCGGCTCGGCGACCGAGTTCGGTGATGATCATTTCTACCGCACCATGATCAAGGCGAACGGGATCGATGCGGTGATCCGCGGTCACAGCGCCCTGATGGACGTCTACGATCCGGACCGGACCCTCGGGCTGATCTGCGACGAGTGGGGGACCTGGTGGGAGGTCGAGCCCGGCACCAACCCCGGTTTCCTCTATCAGCAGAACACGCTGCGGGATGCGCTCGTCGCCGGACGGCATTTCGACATCTTCCACGCCCACGCCGAGCGGCTGGTGATGGCCAACATCGCCCAAACCGTGAACGTGTTGCAGGCGATGATCCTGACCGACGACGCCGGTGCGTTGGTCCTCACTCCGACCTACCACGTGTTCGAGATGAACAAGGGCCACCAGGACGCGCTCCGGCTGCCGGCCCACCTGATCTCGACGCCGGACCCGGTTGAGATCGACGATGATCAACTACAGCCCGTCTCGCTGACCGCCAGCACGACCGGTGACCGGGCGCTGCTGTCGGCCAGCAACCTGTCGGCCACCGAGGATCTGACGCTGTCGATCGACCTGCGCGGCCGTCCGGTGCGGAACGCAACCGCTCGGCTGCTGTCAGCCGATCGGCCACAGGCGCACAACACCCCGGAGGCGACCGCGGTCAGCCCGGTGCAGCATGAGGCCACCCTGGCCGACGGCAAGCTCACCCTGGAACTGCCCAAACACTCCTTCGGCACGGTGTCGCTCGAGCTTGCCTAG